In Vreelandella piezotolerans, one genomic interval encodes:
- a CDS encoding TRAP transporter permease yields MRDDKHPSAAAENDLEDMVASSDTGARKPLGVPGKLLVSIAAAWSLFQLWIASPLPYIVGFGVFSATEARSIHLAFALFLAFMAYPAFKRSPRDRVPLADWVLAAVAAFCGAYLFIFYADLAQRPGLPITQDIVVGVVGILMLLEATRRALGPPLMIVAAVFIAYSLFGPYMPGILAHRGVSLGGLINHQWLGTQGVFGIALGVSTSFVFLFVLFGALLDKAGAGNYFIKVAFSMLGHFKGGPAKAAVVASGMTGLISGSSIANTVTTGTFTIPMMKRVGFSAEKAGAVEVSSSVNGQIMPPVMGAAAFLMVEYVGIPYVDVIKHAFLPALISYIALIYIVHLEALKANMKGLPSSNPARPLLNKVIGFMTGLLLLMGLSIAVYYGLGWLKPVLGEATPWVVSVGLAIVYVALLKVSANYPELEMDDPNSEVVKLPQTRPTVMVGLHYILPVVVLVWCLMVERLSPGLSAFWATMFMIFIMVTQRPIIALFRGRSRMAADIKEGFKDLWDGLVTGARNMIGIGIATATAGIVVGAVSQTGVGLVLADVVEILSGGNLMMILLLTALLSLILGMGLPTTANYIVVSALMAPVIVLLGQQNGLIVPLIAVHLFVFYFGIMADVTPPVGLASFAAAAVSGGDPLRTGFQAFYYSLRTAALPFLFIFNTDLLLIDVTVMQGILVFIVATIAMLIFAAGTQGYMLTRNRWYESLLLLLVAFTLFRPGFWMDKIHDPYESVPPAQFAEALGRVDDGSNLRVQIAGEDDFGAPMTTYMLVPVPRGETGEERMANLGIELYEDGDQTLVDFVEFGSQAAELGFDFDQEILEVLAPMDRWTKEWMWLPALGIFGLVVVMQRRRRRHEQSNEVAAA; encoded by the coding sequence ATGCGTGATGACAAACACCCTTCGGCAGCCGCTGAGAACGACCTGGAGGATATGGTCGCTTCCAGCGATACAGGGGCAAGGAAACCCCTAGGCGTACCCGGTAAGCTGCTAGTGAGTATTGCAGCCGCTTGGTCGCTGTTTCAGCTATGGATTGCATCGCCACTTCCCTACATCGTTGGCTTTGGCGTGTTCAGCGCCACAGAGGCGCGCTCGATTCATTTGGCGTTTGCGCTCTTTCTAGCCTTTATGGCGTACCCCGCCTTCAAACGTTCGCCGCGCGATCGCGTGCCGCTGGCCGACTGGGTTCTTGCGGCAGTGGCAGCCTTTTGCGGCGCCTATCTGTTTATTTTCTATGCGGATTTGGCCCAGCGGCCTGGGTTGCCGATTACCCAGGATATCGTCGTGGGCGTCGTCGGCATATTGATGTTGTTAGAAGCCACGCGCCGCGCATTGGGGCCACCCTTGATGATTGTGGCGGCGGTTTTTATCGCCTATTCACTGTTTGGTCCTTACATGCCCGGCATTTTGGCCCACCGTGGCGTGAGCCTGGGCGGTTTGATCAACCACCAGTGGTTGGGCACACAAGGCGTGTTCGGGATTGCGCTGGGGGTCTCCACCAGCTTCGTGTTCCTGTTCGTGTTGTTCGGTGCACTGTTGGATAAAGCAGGCGCCGGTAACTACTTCATCAAAGTGGCGTTCTCGATGCTTGGCCACTTCAAAGGCGGCCCGGCGAAAGCAGCCGTGGTCGCCTCAGGCATGACCGGTTTGATCTCGGGGTCGTCGATTGCCAATACCGTGACGACCGGTACCTTTACGATTCCGATGATGAAGCGAGTCGGCTTTAGCGCTGAAAAAGCGGGCGCGGTGGAAGTGTCGTCTTCGGTGAACGGCCAAATCATGCCACCCGTCATGGGGGCAGCAGCGTTTTTGATGGTGGAGTACGTCGGTATTCCCTACGTCGACGTGATCAAGCACGCCTTCTTGCCAGCGCTGATCTCTTATATCGCCCTGATCTACATCGTTCACCTGGAAGCGCTCAAGGCCAATATGAAAGGCCTGCCTTCCAGCAACCCGGCGCGCCCGCTGTTGAACAAGGTGATCGGTTTCATGACCGGCTTGCTACTGCTCATGGGGCTCTCGATTGCCGTCTACTATGGCCTGGGATGGTTAAAACCCGTGCTGGGTGAAGCGACGCCATGGGTGGTGTCTGTCGGTCTTGCGATTGTCTACGTGGCGCTGTTGAAAGTGAGTGCTAACTACCCCGAACTGGAGATGGATGATCCTAACTCGGAGGTCGTTAAGCTGCCGCAAACCCGTCCCACGGTGATGGTGGGCCTTCACTATATTCTCCCTGTGGTCGTTCTGGTGTGGTGCCTGATGGTCGAGCGTCTATCTCCTGGGCTATCAGCGTTCTGGGCCACCATGTTCATGATCTTCATCATGGTGACGCAGCGCCCGATCATTGCGCTCTTCCGTGGTCGTAGCCGGATGGCGGCGGATATTAAAGAAGGCTTTAAAGACCTGTGGGATGGCTTAGTGACGGGTGCCAGAAACATGATTGGGATCGGTATCGCGACGGCCACAGCGGGTATCGTGGTCGGGGCGGTGTCGCAAACCGGTGTGGGCTTGGTGCTGGCAGACGTCGTCGAGATTCTTTCCGGCGGCAACCTGATGATGATTCTGCTGCTGACGGCCCTGCTGAGTCTGATCCTGGGCATGGGCTTACCGACAACCGCGAACTACATCGTGGTGTCGGCGCTGATGGCGCCGGTCATCGTACTGCTTGGGCAGCAAAACGGCTTGATCGTCCCACTGATTGCCGTGCACCTGTTCGTGTTTTACTTCGGTATCATGGCGGATGTCACGCCACCGGTAGGTTTGGCCTCCTTTGCGGCGGCGGCCGTGTCGGGTGGGGATCCGCTGCGCACTGGCTTCCAGGCGTTTTATTACAGCCTACGTACCGCTGCGCTGCCATTCCTGTTCATCTTCAATACGGACCTGCTGCTGATCGATGTCACGGTGATGCAGGGTATTTTGGTGTTCATAGTGGCCACCATTGCCATGCTGATCTTTGCGGCAGGCACTCAGGGCTACATGCTGACCCGCAACCGCTGGTACGAATCGCTGCTGCTGCTGCTGGTCGCCTTTACGCTGTTCCGCCCCGGCTTCTGGATGGACAAAATCCACGACCCCTATGAATCGGTGCCACCTGCGCAATTTGCCGAGGCACTGGGCCGGGTCGATGACGGTAGCAACCTGCGCGTGCAAATTGCCGGTGAAGACGATTTCGGGGCGCCGATGACCACCTATATGCTCGTCCCCGTGCCGCGCGGTGAAACAGGTGAAGAGCGCATGGCGAATCTAGGTATCGAACTTTACGAAGATGGTGACCAAACCTTGGTCGATTTCGTCGAGTTCGGCAGCCAAGCGGCCGAGCTGGGCTTTGATTTCGACCAAGAGATTCTCGAAGTGCTGGCCCCGATGGATCGCTGGACCAAAGAGTGGATGTGGCTCCCTGCACTGGGCATCTTTGGCTTGGTCGTGGTGATGCAACGCCGTCGTCGGCGTCATGAGCAATCCAACGAAGTGGCCGCTGCCTAA
- a CDS encoding TAXI family TRAP transporter solute-binding subunit produces the protein MKRHVFSTAAFSGAFIAAATFASPAVAQERYITIGTGGQTGVYYVVGQSVCRMVNRGSDEHNIRCNAPSTGGSVANVNGMKSGELDMGVVQSDVQYRAYNGEANFEEEGAWEDMRAVFTMHGEPLTVVARADSGIENISDFPGKRVNIGNPGSGQRNTMDVVMDAFGWDEDTFALASQLDAAEQAAALSDNNIDAMVYVVGHPNGSIQEATTTIDARLVSVTGEEIDGLIEEYPYYTRSVIPGGLYRGNDEDVETFGVAATFVSSTAVDEDIVYETVKAVFENFDRFKRLHPAFENLNEEDMISDGLTAPLHDGAARYYRERGWIE, from the coding sequence ATGAAACGCCATGTATTTTCTACCGCGGCCTTTTCAGGCGCGTTCATCGCGGCGGCAACCTTCGCCTCTCCGGCCGTTGCCCAGGAGCGCTACATCACGATCGGTACCGGTGGCCAAACCGGTGTTTATTATGTCGTTGGCCAGTCGGTATGCCGCATGGTCAACCGTGGCAGCGATGAGCACAACATCCGCTGTAACGCTCCGTCCACCGGTGGCTCCGTGGCTAACGTCAACGGCATGAAGAGCGGCGAGCTGGACATGGGTGTCGTACAGTCCGACGTTCAGTACCGCGCTTATAATGGCGAAGCTAACTTCGAGGAAGAAGGCGCTTGGGAAGATATGCGTGCCGTCTTCACCATGCACGGTGAGCCGCTGACCGTGGTGGCCCGCGCGGATTCCGGTATCGAAAACATCAGCGACTTCCCTGGCAAGCGCGTCAACATCGGTAACCCCGGTTCTGGCCAGCGTAACACCATGGACGTGGTCATGGATGCGTTCGGTTGGGATGAAGACACCTTCGCACTGGCGTCTCAGCTCGACGCGGCCGAGCAGGCGGCTGCCCTGTCTGACAACAACATCGATGCCATGGTGTACGTGGTAGGTCACCCCAATGGCTCTATCCAAGAAGCGACCACCACCATCGATGCGCGTCTGGTCTCCGTGACCGGTGAAGAGATCGACGGCCTGATCGAAGAGTACCCCTATTACACCCGTTCCGTGATTCCGGGTGGCCTCTACCGTGGTAACGACGAAGACGTCGAGACTTTCGGCGTTGCGGCTACGTTCGTTTCCTCGACCGCCGTCGATGAAGACATCGTTTACGAAACCGTGAAAGCCGTCTTCGAAAACTTTGATCGCTTCAAGCGTCTGCACCCGGCGTTCGAGAACCTGAACGAAGAAGACATGATCTCTGATGGCTTGACGGCGCCGCTGCACGATGGCGCAGCACGTTACTACCGTGAGCGCGGCTGGATCGAATAA
- a CDS encoding TRAP transporter large permease: MTPDIWMILAFAGLLIAGVPVAFSLALSGAVGIVLGLSPDMLATLGTNTYNSIAKYPLIAIPLFILTGLIFERAGVALRLVRFAQALIGPRHGGLALVAVLVCMIMGGMSGSGPADAAAVAMVMLPSMTKAGYPKPFSATLIAASASTAILIPPSVALILYSIVVPGVDLRALFAAGLFPGVLAGLALLVPAMLAAKRHGWEGTPVEGAERLTVRGTFREALPALFAPVLILGGLRSGLFTPTEAAVVAVAYGAVVGLFLTRELTLRDVWELLGEAAIISGVVMLIIALAGIFAWAGTMLGTFRHLAEWIIGLTDNGVLLLILIMLAVLVAGMLLDAISIYLIMMPILIPVMQHFEWNPVWFGILLAMNIAIGQFTPPVAVNLMVTTEVAKIRLEHTLGWALLFVVAMGGALALVAIFPSIALWLPTVLGYNV, encoded by the coding sequence GTGACACCTGATATCTGGATGATTTTAGCGTTCGCCGGACTGCTGATTGCTGGCGTGCCGGTGGCGTTCTCGCTGGCCCTGTCTGGAGCGGTGGGCATCGTACTGGGGCTGTCACCGGATATGTTGGCTACCCTGGGCACCAATACCTACAACAGCATCGCCAAGTATCCTCTGATTGCCATTCCGCTGTTCATTCTTACCGGGCTGATTTTCGAGCGGGCAGGGGTCGCGCTACGCCTAGTGCGTTTCGCCCAAGCGCTGATTGGTCCCCGCCACGGCGGGCTGGCACTGGTCGCGGTATTGGTGTGCATGATCATGGGGGGGATGAGCGGCTCTGGGCCCGCCGATGCCGCCGCCGTGGCGATGGTGATGCTACCCAGCATGACCAAAGCGGGCTACCCCAAACCGTTCTCTGCCACGCTCATTGCGGCGTCGGCCTCTACGGCGATTTTGATTCCACCATCGGTGGCGCTGATTCTCTACTCGATTGTGGTACCCGGCGTTGATCTCCGGGCGCTGTTTGCAGCGGGGCTTTTCCCGGGCGTCTTAGCCGGATTGGCGTTGCTGGTGCCAGCCATGCTGGCTGCCAAGCGTCATGGCTGGGAGGGGACACCGGTAGAAGGAGCTGAAAGGCTGACGGTACGAGGCACCTTCCGTGAAGCGCTACCTGCTTTGTTTGCGCCGGTGCTGATTTTAGGGGGGCTGCGTTCAGGCCTCTTTACCCCCACGGAAGCCGCCGTGGTTGCCGTTGCCTACGGAGCGGTAGTAGGCCTGTTCTTGACGCGAGAACTCACGTTACGCGATGTATGGGAGCTGCTAGGGGAGGCCGCGATCATCTCAGGCGTGGTCATGTTGATCATTGCGTTGGCAGGTATCTTCGCTTGGGCAGGCACCATGCTGGGCACCTTCCGTCATTTGGCAGAGTGGATCATTGGCTTGACCGACAACGGAGTGCTGCTGCTAATACTCATCATGTTAGCGGTGCTGGTAGCGGGCATGCTGCTAGACGCGATTTCCATTTACCTGATCATGATGCCGATTCTGATTCCGGTAATGCAGCACTTCGAGTGGAACCCGGTGTGGTTTGGCATATTGTTGGCCATGAACATTGCGATCGGTCAGTTTACCCCGCCGGTGGCGGTGAATCTGATGGTGACCACGGAAGTTGCCAAGATTCGCTTGGAGCACACACTTGGCTGGGCGCTGCTCTTTGTGGTGGCCATGGGCGGCGCCTTGGCGCTCGTCGCCATCTTTCCAAGCATCGCGCTCTGGCTCCCCACGGTGCTGGGCTATAACGTTTGA
- a CDS encoding TRAP transporter small permease: MKGFPDARPERWLGALSLIVIALISLGNVVTRYLTGGSFSFTEEFSVFLLVVLTFAGASVALRRDRHIRIGFLERALPPRWRGALILFQALCGLIVLGLITWYGGKLAWQEYQWESLSPGLGLPQWWYLVWLPVLSAAMLWRLVQQTRDRFAGEINGDT; encoded by the coding sequence ATGAAAGGCTTTCCCGATGCGCGCCCCGAACGCTGGCTTGGCGCGCTTTCGTTGATCGTGATTGCGCTGATTAGCCTAGGCAATGTGGTCACGCGCTATCTGACAGGCGGCTCGTTTTCGTTCACCGAGGAGTTTTCCGTCTTCCTATTGGTTGTACTGACCTTTGCTGGGGCGTCGGTTGCTTTGAGGCGCGACCGTCATATCCGTATTGGCTTTTTAGAGCGCGCATTGCCACCTCGCTGGCGTGGTGCGCTGATTCTCTTTCAAGCCCTGTGTGGCTTGATCGTGCTGGGCTTGATCACTTGGTACGGTGGCAAGCTAGCGTGGCAGGAGTACCAATGGGAGTCGCTCTCGCCGGGCTTAGGGCTGCCACAGTGGTGGTATTTGGTATGGCTGCCCGTGCTGTCGGCGGCCATGCTGTGGCGTTTGGTGCAGCAAACCCGTGATCGGTTTGCGGGGGAGATCAACGGTGACACCTGA
- a CDS encoding DctP family TRAP transporter solute-binding subunit produces the protein MTLTRSMARLTAGLAGAALLSAAFSAQARELSVSTVLSDAFPWGQAAEKWAELVEERSGGELTLRVYPNSQLVSGDQTREFSAMRSGLIDAAVGSTINWSPQVPELNLFSLPFFIPDEAAVDAVTGGDAGTMVFEAIESRGVIPLAWGENGFRQVSNSRGPISQPEDLEGLKIRVVGSPLFQDTFSALGADPTQMSWTDAQPALTTGAVDGQENPLSVFDVARIDQVGQEHLTLWNYMNDPLIFAVNQQVWQTLSEEQQTMLRETAEEAGAWEIAMTREQEGERLAAIQERGVTVTELTDAQYQAFVDATQSVYEKWAPRIGEEVVEAAQAAIDAR, from the coding sequence ATGACGCTGACACGCTCTATGGCTCGTCTTACCGCTGGCTTGGCTGGCGCTGCACTGCTCTCGGCTGCTTTTTCCGCGCAGGCCCGCGAACTCTCGGTCTCTACCGTGCTTTCAGATGCCTTTCCTTGGGGGCAGGCGGCTGAAAAGTGGGCAGAGCTGGTTGAAGAACGCAGCGGGGGTGAACTTACCTTGCGGGTCTATCCGAATTCACAGCTCGTCTCGGGTGACCAAACCCGCGAATTTTCTGCCATGCGCTCTGGCCTGATCGATGCCGCTGTTGGCTCCACCATCAACTGGTCACCCCAGGTACCGGAACTGAACTTGTTCTCGTTGCCGTTTTTCATTCCTGACGAGGCCGCCGTCGATGCCGTGACCGGCGGGGACGCAGGCACGATGGTGTTCGAAGCGATCGAATCACGTGGCGTTATTCCTTTGGCCTGGGGCGAAAACGGCTTTCGTCAGGTATCCAATTCCCGCGGCCCGATCAGTCAGCCAGAGGATCTGGAAGGTCTGAAGATCCGCGTGGTGGGCTCGCCGCTGTTCCAGGATACGTTCTCTGCGCTAGGTGCCGACCCTACGCAGATGAGCTGGACTGACGCCCAACCCGCTCTCACCACGGGCGCGGTGGATGGCCAGGAAAACCCGCTGTCGGTCTTTGACGTGGCGCGTATCGACCAAGTAGGCCAGGAGCATTTGACGCTCTGGAACTATATGAACGATCCACTGATTTTTGCCGTCAACCAGCAAGTCTGGCAGACATTGAGCGAAGAGCAGCAAACGATGCTGCGCGAGACGGCCGAAGAGGCGGGTGCCTGGGAAATCGCCATGACTCGTGAGCAGGAGGGCGAGCGTCTGGCCGCGATTCAAGAGCGTGGTGTCACCGTGACCGAGCTGACCGATGCACAGTACCAAGCCTTCGTGGATGCCACTCAGTCCGTTTATGAAAAGTGGGCCCCGCGCATTGGTGAAGAGGTGGTCGAAGCCGCCCAAGCCGCTATCGACGCCCGTTGA
- a CDS encoding DMT family transporter encodes MPLRDFLLGLLVIVIWSLNIIVIKVGVAELPPLLMTTLRFMLVAALLVPFYPVARAQLPFLILLSITFGSLHFALLFIGLGQAEAGTGALLVQMGTPFATLLAVIFLKETLGPKRLAGLLLSFAGVVVLAGGPTLPSPLPLTILLLSALGWAVSQLLIKRGPPIAPLALAGWVALFAVPQVAVGSWLFEQHQWQAITQASWLGWGAVAYTAIMSSIAAYGIWYALLRRHPVNRVVPMTLLTPVFAVGLGALLMDDPLGVHKLVGGGLVVAGIALIVLKFGQQPPTRA; translated from the coding sequence GTGCCGCTTCGTGATTTTCTCCTGGGCCTGCTGGTCATCGTCATCTGGTCGCTCAACATCATCGTGATCAAAGTGGGCGTAGCGGAGCTGCCGCCACTGTTAATGACGACTCTGCGCTTTATGTTGGTCGCCGCGCTGCTGGTGCCGTTTTACCCGGTCGCTCGGGCACAGCTACCCTTTTTGATATTGCTATCCATCACGTTTGGCAGCCTTCACTTTGCGTTGTTGTTCATTGGGCTAGGGCAAGCCGAAGCAGGTACCGGGGCGCTGCTCGTTCAAATGGGCACGCCCTTTGCCACCCTCTTGGCGGTGATCTTCTTGAAAGAGACACTGGGCCCCAAGCGTTTGGCGGGCTTGCTGCTCTCGTTTGCGGGGGTGGTGGTGCTAGCAGGCGGGCCCACGCTTCCGTCACCGCTGCCATTGACCATTCTGCTGCTAAGCGCACTTGGCTGGGCCGTCTCACAGCTCTTGATCAAGCGCGGACCGCCTATCGCCCCGCTGGCGCTGGCAGGCTGGGTGGCGCTCTTTGCGGTGCCTCAGGTGGCCGTCGGTTCGTGGCTCTTTGAACAACACCAGTGGCAGGCCATCACTCAGGCCAGCTGGTTGGGCTGGGGAGCGGTGGCGTACACCGCGATCATGTCGTCCATAGCGGCTTACGGCATTTGGTACGCGCTGCTACGCCGCCATCCGGTGAATCGTGTGGTGCCGATGACACTACTCACCCCCGTGTTTGCGGTGGGCTTAGGCGCGCTACTGATGGACGACCCGCTGGGGGTGCATAAACTGGTCGGCGGCGGCTTGGTGGTCGCAGGCATCGCCCTGATCGTGCTGAAATTTGGCCAACAGCCGCCAACCAGGGCGTGA
- a CDS encoding DUF192 domain-containing protein: MTLTRRQLLKTALGVSLAACLPLPLLTAWAAESTSANTLPLAIHSEGGPHRLDVEVAETASQRQRGLMGREHLPETRGMLFRFEREQPAGNAFWMYRTLIPLDIAYIDGEGRIVAINTMPPCESSAPQECPSYPAGAAYHAALEVNAGYFAERGIQVGDCVSVPALAGFCRPD; encoded by the coding sequence ATGACCCTGACACGCCGCCAACTGCTCAAAACCGCTTTAGGCGTTTCGCTTGCGGCTTGTTTGCCGCTTCCTTTGTTGACGGCGTGGGCCGCGGAATCGACATCTGCCAACACGCTACCGCTGGCGATACACAGTGAAGGCGGTCCGCACCGTCTGGATGTCGAAGTCGCCGAAACCGCTTCCCAGCGCCAGCGCGGCCTGATGGGACGTGAACATCTGCCAGAAACACGAGGCATGCTGTTTCGCTTCGAGCGTGAGCAGCCTGCAGGCAATGCATTTTGGATGTACCGCACGCTGATTCCGCTGGATATTGCCTATATCGATGGTGAAGGCCGCATCGTCGCCATCAACACCATGCCGCCTTGCGAATCCAGTGCGCCTCAGGAGTGCCCCTCTTATCCAGCAGGTGCGGCCTATCATGCGGCGCTGGAAGTCAATGCGGGCTACTTTGCCGAGCGTGGCATCCAGGTAGGCGACTGTGTCTCGGTACCTGCGTTGGCGGGCTTTTGTCGCCCCGACTAA
- a CDS encoding ABC transporter ATP-binding protein: MDDLKVTAQQAGPIPLDASFCCAPGELLALVGPSGSGKTTLLRTIAGLYQPEQGRVSCAGAEWFWAQEGQRRSLTPQARRIGMVFQDYALFPHLTALQNVQLAMGHLPRVQRLEQATQWLSRVRLQGLEARYPSELSGGQRQRVALARALAREPQALLLDEPFSAVDQVTRRRLQRELALLRQHISIPIILVTHDLDEATALADQICVLHNGVSLQQGTPEALFRRPASPLVARLLDRHNVFSGEVVETDAGRRLQWGEWQLEVAEGLDRVELGKPLAWYLPPSDIVLHRRGRPSQGERENPVAATVSEMVVLGGMTSISLRVSHQDMLRFDIATHAAKRNQLRLGERVHVSLLAEGIHLMPEQQMHMAPYNKRNLL, translated from the coding sequence GTGGATGACCTGAAAGTGACCGCCCAACAGGCTGGCCCGATTCCGCTCGATGCCTCGTTTTGCTGCGCTCCTGGCGAGCTTTTGGCACTCGTCGGACCGTCCGGCAGTGGCAAAACCACCTTGCTGCGCACCATTGCGGGGCTTTACCAGCCGGAGCAGGGGCGGGTGAGCTGCGCGGGCGCGGAGTGGTTTTGGGCGCAGGAGGGCCAGCGCCGATCGCTGACGCCGCAAGCGCGTCGGATCGGCATGGTGTTTCAGGACTATGCGCTGTTTCCGCATTTGACGGCGCTGCAGAACGTGCAGCTCGCCATGGGGCATCTGCCCCGCGTCCAGCGCCTCGAGCAGGCTACGCAGTGGTTGAGCAGGGTGCGCCTGCAAGGGCTCGAAGCGCGCTATCCCAGCGAGCTTTCCGGCGGCCAACGCCAGCGAGTGGCATTGGCGAGAGCATTGGCGAGGGAGCCCCAAGCGCTGCTGCTGGACGAGCCGTTCTCTGCGGTGGATCAAGTGACGCGTCGACGCTTGCAGCGCGAGCTGGCACTGCTGCGCCAACACATCTCCATCCCCATCATTCTCGTTACGCATGACTTGGATGAAGCCACCGCGCTCGCCGATCAAATCTGCGTGTTGCATAACGGGGTGAGCCTGCAGCAGGGCACACCTGAAGCGCTGTTTCGACGGCCCGCTTCGCCGCTTGTCGCTAGGTTGCTGGATCGCCACAACGTTTTTAGCGGGGAAGTGGTAGAGACGGACGCTGGGCGACGCCTGCAGTGGGGAGAGTGGCAGCTAGAAGTGGCAGAAGGGCTAGACCGTGTTGAACTCGGCAAACCGCTAGCTTGGTACCTGCCGCCGTCGGATATCGTGCTGCATCGTCGGGGACGGCCGTCTCAAGGTGAACGCGAAAACCCGGTAGCGGCAACGGTCAGCGAAATGGTGGTATTGGGCGGCATGACGTCCATCTCGCTGCGCGTTTCTCATCAAGATATGCTACGTTTCGACATCGCCACCCACGCGGCTAAACGTAATCAGCTTCGACTGGGAGAGCGGGTACACGTCTCGCTACTGGCCGAGGGCATTCACCTCATGCCCGAGCAGCAGATGCATATGGCACCCTACAACAAAAGGAATCTGTTATGA
- the modB gene encoding molybdate ABC transporter permease subunit translates to MDWSALSVSLRLAAFTCLFLLPLGIWWGRRLATTSFRGKGLCEALIALPLVLPPTVLGFYLLQQFGRDAPLGSAWAALTGSGLNFTFSGILLASLIANLPFAIQPIQRAFEHVPANLREAAWCSGLSPWQTLWRIELPLVWPGILSAAALTFAHTLGEFGVILLVGGAIDGETRTLSIAIYDRVQAFDEQGAANMSALLLAISLATLGLVYGLAGKRRWSRG, encoded by the coding sequence ATGGACTGGTCGGCCCTCTCCGTCTCGCTGCGGCTCGCGGCGTTTACTTGTCTCTTCTTGTTACCCCTCGGTATATGGTGGGGACGTCGACTGGCGACGACGTCGTTTCGCGGTAAGGGGCTATGCGAGGCGCTGATTGCGCTGCCGCTGGTACTGCCGCCCACGGTGTTGGGGTTTTATCTTCTCCAGCAGTTTGGCCGCGATGCACCGCTGGGCAGCGCTTGGGCCGCGTTGACGGGGAGTGGGCTCAACTTTACCTTCAGCGGTATTTTGCTGGCGTCTCTGATCGCCAATCTTCCGTTTGCCATCCAGCCGATTCAGCGCGCCTTCGAGCACGTGCCTGCCAACTTACGCGAGGCCGCGTGGTGCAGTGGGCTAAGCCCCTGGCAAACCCTATGGCGTATCGAGCTGCCTCTCGTATGGCCGGGCATCCTATCGGCGGCAGCGCTAACCTTTGCTCACACACTAGGCGAATTTGGCGTGATTTTGCTGGTCGGTGGGGCCATCGATGGTGAGACCCGCACGCTCTCGATTGCCATTTATGACCGTGTGCAAGCCTTCGATGAGCAGGGTGCTGCGAATATGTCTGCCCTCCTGCTGGCCATTTCTTTGGCCACCTTAGGTCTGGTCTATGGGCTCGCTGGCAAGCGCAGGTGGTCACGTGGATGA
- the modA gene encoding molybdate ABC transporter substrate-binding protein has product MRSLLLLCGWLLSAPVMAGAPIVAAASSLQFALEEAAQQFTQQTGQALRLNFGSSGNFRRQIAQGAPFELFLSANEGYVQALYDEGHVDDAGVIYARGRLAWVQPVGRYAQPDEQTPLAGVEEAIAALEEGQRLRIAIASPEHAPYGVAAQEVLQKAGLWETSEPLRVQGENVSQAMQFALSDEARGGLVAYSLAVAPALTGRSETVLIPEAWHTPLRQRMVLTPQATRAAHAFYEWLQQPEAKAIFDTYGFSTD; this is encoded by the coding sequence ATGCGCTCACTGCTGTTGCTATGCGGTTGGCTGTTAAGCGCGCCTGTGATGGCGGGCGCGCCCATCGTGGCGGCGGCATCTAGCCTGCAGTTCGCCTTGGAAGAGGCTGCCCAGCAGTTCACTCAGCAAACCGGCCAGGCGCTGCGTCTCAATTTTGGCTCTTCTGGCAACTTTCGCCGCCAAATCGCCCAGGGTGCGCCCTTTGAGCTGTTTTTATCGGCCAATGAAGGGTACGTACAGGCGCTGTACGACGAGGGGCACGTGGATGACGCGGGCGTGATTTATGCTCGGGGACGTTTGGCCTGGGTGCAGCCTGTCGGCCGCTATGCCCAACCCGACGAACAAACGCCACTCGCCGGTGTGGAGGAGGCCATTGCCGCTTTAGAAGAAGGTCAGCGGCTGCGTATCGCCATTGCTAGCCCTGAACACGCCCCCTACGGCGTGGCCGCCCAAGAAGTGCTACAAAAAGCGGGTCTTTGGGAAACCAGCGAGCCGCTTCGCGTGCAGGGTGAGAACGTCTCCCAAGCGATGCAGTTTGCCCTGTCCGATGAAGCGCGCGGCGGCTTGGTGGCTTACTCGCTAGCCGTGGCGCCTGCGCTGACCGGGCGTAGCGAAACGGTATTGATCCCTGAAGCGTGGCACACGCCGCTGCGCCAGCGCATGGTGTTAACGCCCCAGGCCACCCGGGCAGCCCATGCCTTTTATGAGTGGTTGCAGCAGCCTGAGGCGAAGGCGATTTTCGACACCTACGGATTCAGTACCGATTGA